From a region of the Agromyces ramosus genome:
- the ybeY gene encoding rRNA maturation RNase YbeY has product MSIEINNESAIDVDETALQRLAVYALDAMHVHPDAELAIVLVDEGAMEQLHVQWMDEPGPTDVLSFPMDELRPGTEEQPTPPGLLGDVVLCPQVAQAQAQTAGHPLIDELLLLTTHGILHLLGFDHAEPDEEKEMFGLQRDILVGYSMQERRR; this is encoded by the coding sequence GTGAGCATCGAGATCAACAACGAATCGGCGATCGACGTCGATGAGACGGCGCTCCAGCGCCTCGCGGTGTACGCACTCGACGCGATGCACGTGCACCCCGACGCGGAGCTCGCGATCGTGCTCGTCGACGAGGGCGCGATGGAGCAGCTGCACGTGCAGTGGATGGACGAGCCCGGTCCCACCGACGTGCTGAGCTTCCCCATGGATGAGCTCCGCCCGGGCACCGAAGAGCAGCCCACGCCGCCCGGGCTCCTCGGTGATGTCGTGCTGTGCCCGCAGGTCGCCCAGGCCCAGGCCCAGACCGCGGGGCATCCGCTCATCGACGAACTGCTGCTGCTGACGACGCACGGCATCCTGCACCTGCTCGGGTTCGACCACGCCGAACCCGACGAGGAGAAGGAGATGTTCGGCCTGCAGCGAGACATCCTCGTCGGATACTCGATGCAGGAGCGACGCCGCTGA
- the hrcA gene encoding heat-inducible transcriptional repressor HrcA, whose amino-acid sequence MVSERSLAVLRAIVHDYVASREPVGSKTIVERHSFGVSAATIRNDMALLEEEELIAAPHTSSGRIPTDKGYRVFVDQLTDVRPLSPAQRQAIETFLGESSDLDELLARTVRLISQLTRQLAVVQYPSFGSARVRHVELVSLAPTRVLCILISDSGQVEQRLAELDHPVDEETLSRLRTRLNEIAAGSTMADAAALLSGEIDDADRRHAAVLHTLAATLAEQARVQRSDRLVVAGAANLVRTEQDFAGSILGVIEAIEEQVVLLRLFGEMAGDEHTVAVRIGRENASFGLGETSIVSSSFEIPGRDVSRLGVVGPTRMDYSHSMAAVRAVARYLSRTLGES is encoded by the coding sequence TCGAAGACGATCGTCGAACGGCACTCGTTCGGCGTCTCGGCGGCGACGATCCGCAACGACATGGCGCTCCTCGAAGAAGAGGAGCTCATCGCGGCGCCGCATACCTCCTCGGGGCGCATCCCCACCGACAAGGGCTACCGCGTCTTCGTCGACCAGCTCACCGACGTGCGCCCCCTGAGCCCGGCTCAGCGCCAGGCGATCGAGACCTTCTTGGGCGAGTCGAGCGACCTCGACGAGCTCCTGGCCCGCACGGTTCGGCTCATCTCGCAGCTCACGAGGCAGCTCGCGGTCGTGCAGTACCCGAGTTTCGGCAGCGCTCGCGTGCGACACGTCGAGCTGGTCTCGCTCGCGCCGACCCGGGTGCTCTGCATCCTGATCTCCGATTCCGGGCAGGTCGAGCAGCGGCTCGCCGAGCTCGACCACCCGGTCGATGAAGAGACGCTGAGCCGTCTGCGCACGCGGCTGAACGAGATCGCGGCAGGGTCGACGATGGCGGATGCCGCGGCCCTCCTCTCCGGCGAGATCGACGACGCCGACCGGCGCCACGCCGCCGTGCTGCACACGCTCGCGGCGACCCTCGCCGAGCAGGCGCGCGTACAGCGCAGCGACCGCCTCGTGGTGGCCGGTGCGGCGAACCTCGTGCGCACCGAGCAGGACTTCGCGGGCTCGATCCTCGGGGTCATCGAGGCCATCGAGGAGCAGGTCGTGCTGCTCCGCCTGTTCGGCGAGATGGCCGGCGACGAGCACACCGTCGCCGTGCGCATCGGCCGCGAGAACGCCTCGTTCGGCCTCGGCGAGACGTCGATCGTGTCGAGCTCGTTCGAGATCCCCGGCCGCGACGTCTCGCGCCTCGGCGTCGTCGGCCCCACCCGCATGGACTACTCGCACAGCATGGCGGCCGTTCGCGCGGTCGCCCGCTACCTCTCCCGCACGCTCGGCGAGAGCTGA
- the dnaJ gene encoding molecular chaperone DnaJ — protein MADHYEVLGVARDATPDEIKKAYRRLARELHPDVNPGAEASERFKMVTHAYDVLSDPKQREQYDLGGQGGFGGQNYGGFGDIFETFFGAGQQSRGPRSRRERGQDALIRVEVGLDEVIFGTHREMEVDTAVTCETCRGTCCQPGTSPVTCDICHGTGSIQRQVRSLLGNVITSSPCGTCRGYGTIIATPCVTCQGQGRVRARRTVPVDIPAGVDTGVRLQMPGSGEAGPAGGPNGDLYLEIKVKNHDVFSRNGDDLLCTLEVAMTDAILGTTTTVAALDGDVEVELRPGLQSGEILTVKDRGVTKLRGAGRGDLKIGVHVVTPTRLSSKERDLMQQFAASKKAPAPELSHFQQGIFSRLRDRFLG, from the coding sequence GTGGCCGACCATTACGAGGTCCTCGGCGTCGCGCGCGACGCCACCCCCGACGAGATCAAGAAGGCGTACCGTCGGCTCGCGCGCGAACTCCACCCCGACGTGAATCCCGGCGCCGAGGCATCCGAGCGCTTCAAGATGGTGACCCACGCCTACGACGTGCTCTCCGACCCGAAGCAGCGTGAGCAGTACGACCTCGGCGGCCAGGGCGGCTTCGGCGGGCAGAACTACGGCGGCTTCGGCGACATCTTCGAGACGTTCTTCGGGGCCGGCCAGCAGAGCCGGGGTCCGCGCTCCCGTCGCGAGCGGGGCCAAGACGCCCTGATCCGCGTCGAGGTCGGCCTCGACGAGGTGATCTTCGGCACGCACCGCGAGATGGAGGTCGACACGGCCGTCACGTGCGAGACGTGTCGCGGCACGTGCTGCCAGCCCGGCACCTCGCCCGTCACGTGCGACATCTGCCACGGCACCGGATCGATCCAGCGCCAGGTCCGTTCGCTCCTCGGCAACGTCATCACGTCGAGCCCGTGCGGCACCTGCCGCGGGTATGGCACGATCATCGCGACGCCGTGCGTGACCTGCCAGGGGCAGGGCCGCGTGCGTGCGCGCCGCACAGTGCCCGTCGACATCCCCGCCGGAGTCGACACCGGGGTGCGGCTGCAGATGCCGGGATCCGGCGAGGCCGGCCCGGCGGGCGGCCCGAACGGCGACCTCTACCTCGAGATCAAGGTCAAGAACCACGACGTCTTCAGCCGCAACGGCGACGACCTGCTCTGCACCCTCGAGGTGGCCATGACCGACGCGATCCTCGGCACGACCACGACGGTCGCGGCGCTCGACGGCGACGTCGAGGTCGAGCTTCGGCCCGGGCTGCAGAGCGGTGAGATCCTCACCGTGAAGGACCGCGGGGTCACGAAGCTCCGCGGCGCCGGCCGCGGCGACCTCAAGATCGGGGTCCACGTGGTCACGCCGACCAGGCTCTCGTCGAAGGAGCGCGATCTCATGCAGCAGTTCGCGGCGTCGAAGAAGGCGCCGGCGCCCGAGCTGAGCCATTTCCAGCAGGGCATCTTCTCGCGGCTGCGCGACCGGTTCCTCGGGTAG
- a CDS encoding HIT domain-containing protein yields MTDSRAEPTLFERIAAREIPARIVAETERVIAFHDIAPKAPVHVVVTPKAGDYRDVVELAGGDPGLLAELVAVAHGVADELADGQFRLVFNTGAAAGQTVFHVHAHVLAGNSSAGGLEEATLADA; encoded by the coding sequence ATGACCGACTCTCGCGCAGAACCGACGCTCTTCGAGCGCATCGCCGCCCGTGAGATCCCCGCGCGCATCGTCGCAGAGACCGAGCGCGTCATCGCCTTCCACGACATCGCGCCCAAGGCGCCGGTGCACGTGGTGGTGACCCCGAAGGCGGGCGACTACCGCGACGTGGTCGAACTCGCCGGCGGCGACCCCGGGCTGCTCGCCGAGCTCGTCGCGGTGGCCCACGGCGTCGCCGACGAGCTGGCCGACGGCCAGTTCCGGCTCGTCTTCAACACCGGCGCGGCCGCGGGCCAGACCGTCTTCCACGTGCATGCCCACGTGCTCGCCGGCAACAGCTCCGCGGGTGGGCTCGAGGAGGCCACGCTTGCCGACGCCTGA
- a CDS encoding 16S rRNA (uracil(1498)-N(3))-methyltransferase has product MSSLYLDESLDLTTLAPGATVDLTGDEARHAVTVARVRAGERIAIGDGRGVVVRGVVTSTGPRELSLEAEEVLVEEPPATRITLVQALAKGDRDELAVQAATELGVDAIVPWAAARSVSRWEGPKAEKGRQRWAVIVREAVKQSIRSWLPQVSPVATTAQLTERLAGARVLLLEPSATTALSGLQPDGRDLALVVGPEGGIAPSELERLIAEGAEPVRLGASVLRTSTAGPAAIAVLNATLGRW; this is encoded by the coding sequence ATGAGCAGCCTCTACCTCGACGAGTCCCTCGACCTGACCACCCTCGCGCCCGGGGCGACGGTCGACCTCACGGGCGACGAGGCGCGGCATGCCGTGACCGTGGCGCGAGTGCGCGCGGGCGAGCGCATCGCGATCGGCGACGGCCGGGGTGTCGTCGTACGCGGCGTCGTCACCTCGACCGGCCCCCGTGAGCTCTCGCTCGAGGCCGAGGAGGTGCTCGTCGAAGAGCCACCGGCGACCCGCATCACGCTCGTGCAGGCCCTCGCGAAGGGCGATCGCGACGAGCTCGCCGTGCAGGCCGCGACCGAGCTCGGCGTCGACGCGATCGTGCCGTGGGCCGCCGCACGTTCCGTCTCGCGCTGGGAGGGACCCAAGGCGGAGAAGGGCCGACAGCGCTGGGCGGTCATCGTGCGCGAGGCCGTGAAGCAGTCCATCCGCTCCTGGCTTCCCCAGGTCTCGCCCGTGGCGACGACCGCGCAACTGACCGAGCGTCTCGCGGGCGCCCGGGTGCTGCTTCTGGAGCCGAGCGCGACGACCGCGCTCTCGGGGTTGCAACCCGATGGCCGCGACCTCGCCCTCGTCGTGGGGCCCGAGGGCGGCATCGCGCCGTCCGAGCTCGAACGCCTCATCGCCGAGGGTGCCGAACCGGTGCGGCTCGGGGCATCCGTGCTGCGTACCTCCACGGCAGGGCCGGCCGCGATCGCCGTGCTCAATGCGACGCTCGGGCGGTGGTGA
- a CDS encoding PhoH family protein, which translates to MVRLLGPQDRLLATIQREYPGVEVHVRGNEIAIRGATDERLRVRRLIEELLELVRNGQDPTPTEVRSSARMLESDPNAKPSEMLGQVIVSSRGKTIRPMTEGQRRYVDAIDEHTIVFGIGPAGTGKTYLAMAKAVQALQRKEVSRIILTRPAVEAGERLGFLPGTLTDKIDPYLRPLYDALNEMMDPELVPKLLASGTVEVAPLAYMRGRTLNDSFVVLDEAQNTTPEQMKMFLTRLGFGSQMVVTGDITQIDLPGGASGLRLVTRILDHVDDIEFVRLTSDDVVRHTLVGRIVDAYTEYDQRQQAQRFERDQAREFANRAERRGHAGPRDHLPRKSK; encoded by the coding sequence ATGGTCCGCCTGCTCGGTCCCCAAGACCGACTGCTCGCGACGATCCAGCGCGAGTACCCGGGCGTCGAGGTGCATGTGCGCGGCAATGAGATCGCCATCCGGGGCGCCACCGACGAACGCCTGCGCGTGCGACGGCTCATCGAGGAACTGCTCGAGCTGGTTCGCAACGGGCAGGATCCGACACCCACCGAAGTGAGGAGCTCGGCCCGCATGCTCGAATCCGATCCCAATGCCAAGCCGTCCGAGATGCTCGGACAGGTCATCGTCTCGAGCCGCGGCAAGACCATCCGGCCGATGACCGAGGGCCAGCGCCGCTACGTCGACGCGATCGACGAGCACACCATCGTGTTCGGAATCGGACCGGCAGGCACCGGCAAGACCTACCTCGCGATGGCGAAGGCGGTGCAGGCCCTCCAGCGCAAGGAGGTGAGCCGCATCATCCTGACCCGTCCGGCCGTCGAGGCGGGCGAACGGCTCGGATTCCTCCCCGGCACCCTGACCGACAAGATCGACCCGTACCTCCGGCCGCTCTATGACGCGCTCAACGAGATGATGGACCCCGAGCTCGTGCCGAAGCTCCTCGCCTCAGGTACGGTCGAGGTCGCACCGCTCGCGTACATGCGCGGCCGCACTCTCAACGACTCCTTCGTCGTCCTCGACGAGGCGCAGAACACGACGCCCGAGCAGATGAAGATGTTCCTCACCCGGCTGGGCTTCGGCTCGCAGATGGTCGTCACCGGCGACATCACGCAGATCGACCTCCCGGGCGGCGCCAGCGGCCTCCGCCTCGTGACGCGCATCCTCGACCATGTCGACGACATCGAGTTCGTCCGGCTCACGAGCGACGACGTCGTGCGCCACACCCTCGTCGGCCGCATCGTCGACGCGTACACCGAGTACGACCAGCGCCAGCAGGCGCAGCGGTTCGAGCGCGACCAGGCGCGCGAGTTCGCCAACCGTGCCGAACGGCGCGGTCATGCCGGCCCCCGCGACCACCTGCCGAGGAAGTCCAAGTGA